A region from the Colwellia sp. PAMC 21821 genome encodes:
- the hmpA gene encoding NO-inducible flavohemoprotein, translating into MLTDQHIVIIKSTIPLLENAGSALTSHFYQRLFTHNPELQDIFNMSNQKTGRQQVALFEAIAAYAKNIENLSALTTAVERIAQKHTSFNIQAEHYAIVGHHLIETLRELATEAFTPDVEAAWTNAYQFLAGIFIKREAELYQQRSAELGGWQGARAFKVIETVIESALVKSFVFAPVDQQTVIGFTPGQYLGLEVKPTGNDYKEIRQYSLSDKPNGKSYRISVKREQQDVPGKVSNYLHDAIKVGDEVKLYAPAGDFFFVDRKTPTVLISAGVGITPMQGMLETLAECKHSQPVHFLHACEDSTQHSFSQRTHELVSNNNWQQNIWYKNEDAQQSHIKKGMMDLASVNLPTEKGNFYLCGPIAFMQFAKQQLLKLGVGESNIHYEVFGPHATL; encoded by the coding sequence ATGCTAACTGATCAACACATTGTAATCATAAAAAGTACTATTCCATTATTAGAGAATGCCGGCTCGGCGTTAACGTCACATTTTTACCAACGCTTGTTTACTCATAATCCAGAGTTACAAGATATTTTTAATATGTCGAATCAAAAAACCGGTCGACAACAAGTGGCATTATTTGAAGCAATAGCTGCTTATGCTAAAAATATTGAGAACTTGAGCGCGTTAACCACTGCTGTTGAACGTATCGCGCAAAAACATACAAGTTTTAATATTCAAGCAGAACATTACGCTATTGTCGGGCACCATTTAATTGAAACGCTGCGCGAATTAGCCACCGAAGCTTTTACCCCAGATGTAGAAGCCGCTTGGACAAACGCTTATCAATTTCTAGCGGGCATTTTCATTAAGCGCGAAGCAGAGTTATATCAGCAACGCTCAGCAGAACTGGGTGGCTGGCAAGGCGCCAGAGCCTTTAAAGTTATCGAGACAGTGATAGAGTCGGCTCTTGTTAAAAGCTTTGTCTTTGCCCCAGTTGACCAACAAACGGTTATCGGTTTTACACCCGGTCAATATTTAGGCCTTGAAGTTAAGCCGACAGGTAATGACTACAAAGAAATTCGACAATACTCACTGTCAGACAAGCCCAATGGCAAAAGTTACCGAATTTCTGTAAAACGTGAACAACAAGATGTGCCAGGTAAAGTGTCTAACTATTTGCACGACGCTATCAAGGTCGGTGACGAAGTTAAACTTTATGCGCCAGCGGGAGACTTTTTCTTCGTTGACCGTAAAACACCAACAGTGCTTATTTCTGCCGGTGTCGGCATTACGCCAATGCAAGGTATGCTAGAAACCTTAGCTGAGTGCAAACATAGCCAACCTGTGCATTTTTTGCATGCTTGCGAAGACAGTACACAACATTCTTTTTCACAACGTACGCATGAGTTAGTCAGCAATAATAACTGGCAACAAAATATTTGGTATAAAAATGAAGATGCCCAACAAAGCCATATTAAAAAAGGCATGATGGACTTAGCGTCTGTTAATTTACCGACGGAAAAAGGTAACTTCTACTTATGTGGCCCAATCGCTTTTATGCAATTTGCTAAGCAGCAACTATTAAAGCTAGGGGTAGGAGAAAGTAATATTCACTACGAAGTGTTTGGCCCACACGCAACCTTGTAA
- the eno gene encoding phosphopyruvate hydratase, protein MSNISKIIAREIMDSRGNPTVEADVYLESGAWGRAAAPSGASTGSREALELRDGDKARYLGKGVLKAVAAVNNDIANALKGKSALDQANIDQIMIDLDGTENKEVFGANAILAVSLANAKAAAMEKKVQLFEHIADLNGTPGQYSLPLPMMNIINGGEHADNNVDIQEFMVQPVGAKSFKEALRMGAEIFHALKKVLSAKGLNTAVGDEGGFAPDLASNADALAVIKEAVAAAGYELGKDVTLAMDCAASEFYDADKGIYDLKGEGKQFTANEFSDFLATLCEEYPIISIEDGLDESDWDGFAYQTKLLGDKVQIVGDDLFVTNTKILARGIENGIGNSILIKFNQIGTLTETLAAIKMAKDAGFTAVISHRSGETEDATIADLAVGTAAGQIKTGSLCRSDRVAKYNQLLRIEEFLGDKAIFNGLSEVKGQ, encoded by the coding sequence ATGTCGAATATTAGCAAAATCATCGCCCGCGAAATCATGGATTCTCGTGGTAACCCAACTGTTGAAGCAGACGTTTATTTAGAATCTGGTGCATGGGGTCGAGCTGCAGCTCCTTCTGGCGCATCAACGGGCTCTCGTGAAGCGCTTGAATTACGTGACGGCGACAAAGCACGTTACTTAGGTAAAGGTGTTTTAAAAGCCGTTGCTGCTGTCAACAATGACATTGCTAACGCGCTTAAAGGCAAAAGTGCTTTAGACCAAGCAAACATCGATCAAATCATGATTGACTTAGACGGCACAGAAAACAAAGAAGTTTTCGGCGCAAATGCCATTCTTGCTGTTTCATTAGCGAACGCGAAAGCCGCTGCTATGGAAAAGAAAGTACAATTATTTGAACACATTGCTGACCTTAACGGCACGCCGGGCCAATATTCACTGCCATTACCTATGATGAACATTATCAATGGTGGGGAACATGCGGATAACAACGTTGATATTCAAGAATTCATGGTACAACCTGTTGGCGCGAAAAGCTTCAAAGAAGCTCTACGCATGGGCGCTGAAATTTTCCACGCGCTAAAAAAAGTATTGTCTGCAAAAGGCTTAAATACTGCCGTTGGCGATGAAGGTGGGTTTGCACCTGATTTAGCTTCAAATGCTGATGCATTAGCGGTAATCAAAGAAGCTGTTGCGGCGGCGGGTTACGAATTAGGTAAAGACGTAACCTTAGCAATGGATTGTGCTGCTTCTGAGTTTTATGATGCAGATAAAGGTATTTACGATCTTAAAGGCGAAGGTAAGCAATTCACGGCTAACGAATTTTCTGATTTCTTAGCAACACTTTGTGAAGAGTACCCAATAATTTCAATTGAAGATGGCTTAGACGAGTCAGATTGGGATGGTTTTGCCTACCAAACTAAATTACTCGGCGATAAAGTTCAAATCGTTGGAGATGATTTATTCGTAACCAACACTAAAATTCTAGCGCGTGGTATTGAAAATGGTATTGGTAACTCTATCTTAATCAAGTTCAACCAAATCGGAACATTAACTGAAACGTTAGCGGCGATTAAAATGGCGAAAGATGCTGGTTTTACGGCGGTAATTTCTCATCGCTCGGGTGAAACTGAAGATGCTACTATCGCTGATTTAGCAGTAGGAACAGCGGCAGGCCAAATTAAAACTGGTTCTTTATGTCGTTCTGATCGTGTTGCTAAGTACAACCAATTGTTACGCATTGAAGAATTCCTTGGCGATAAAGCTATATTTAATGGCCTATCAGAAGTTAAAGGCCAATAA
- a CDS encoding CTP synthase, giving the protein MTTRYIFVTGGVVSSLGKGIAAASLAAILEARGLKVTMLKLDPYINVDPGTMSPIQHGEVFVTEDGAETDLDLGHYERFIRTKMTKRNNFTTGRIYQDILARERKGEFLGATIQVIPHITNDIKRRVIEGAEGYDIAMVEIGGTVGDIESQPFLEAIRQLGVELGRERAMFMHLTLVPYIAAAGEIKTKPTQHSVKELRSIGIFPDILVCRSERAIPANERAKISLFTNVEGKAVISLRDVDSIYKVPALLKAQGADELVVQRFGLDVPEADLSDWEQVLYKEANPSGEVVIGMVGKYTELPDAYKSVNEALKHAGIKNQVKVKIQYIDSQDVESKGVEVFKDLDAILVPGGFGERGVEGKILTAQYARENKIPYLGICLGMQVALIDYARNVAGLTDAHSTEFNAETPHPVVGLINEWLDEEGRVEYRNAESDLGGTMRLGSQLCHIVKGTKAYDVYGSETIYERHRHRFEVNNNYREQLSKAGLVFSGLSTDKTLVEVIENPNHPWFIAGQFHPEFTSTPRDGHPLFTGFIAAAYQHQKQQSS; this is encoded by the coding sequence ATGACAACTAGATATATTTTTGTTACTGGCGGCGTTGTATCGTCTCTTGGTAAAGGTATTGCTGCAGCATCATTAGCGGCAATTCTCGAAGCACGTGGTTTAAAAGTGACCATGCTTAAGCTTGACCCTTATATTAATGTTGATCCGGGCACTATGAGCCCTATTCAGCATGGTGAAGTATTTGTTACTGAAGATGGTGCAGAGACAGATCTAGATTTAGGTCATTACGAACGTTTCATTCGTACCAAAATGACCAAGCGTAATAACTTCACTACGGGGCGTATCTATCAAGATATTCTAGCGCGCGAGCGTAAAGGTGAATTTTTAGGTGCTACCATTCAAGTTATTCCTCATATTACTAACGATATTAAACGTCGTGTAATTGAAGGTGCTGAAGGCTACGATATTGCTATGGTTGAAATTGGCGGTACGGTGGGTGATATTGAATCACAACCGTTCCTAGAAGCTATTCGTCAGCTAGGCGTTGAGCTAGGCCGTGAACGTGCAATGTTTATGCACTTAACCTTAGTACCTTATATTGCCGCCGCGGGTGAAATTAAAACTAAGCCAACGCAACATTCTGTTAAAGAATTACGCTCTATTGGTATTTTCCCAGACATTTTAGTTTGTCGAAGTGAACGTGCAATTCCGGCCAATGAACGCGCTAAAATATCGCTATTTACTAATGTAGAAGGTAAAGCGGTAATTTCATTGCGTGATGTAGACTCTATTTATAAAGTACCGGCTTTACTTAAAGCGCAAGGCGCTGACGAGTTAGTGGTTCAGCGTTTTGGGCTTGATGTACCAGAAGCCGATTTATCTGACTGGGAACAAGTACTATATAAAGAAGCTAACCCATCGGGTGAAGTCGTTATTGGTATGGTGGGTAAATACACTGAATTACCCGATGCTTATAAATCAGTAAACGAAGCGTTAAAGCACGCCGGTATTAAAAACCAAGTAAAAGTTAAAATTCAATATATAGATTCACAAGATGTTGAATCTAAAGGTGTAGAAGTTTTTAAAGACTTAGACGCCATTTTAGTGCCTGGTGGTTTTGGTGAACGTGGTGTTGAAGGTAAAATTTTAACGGCACAATACGCTCGTGAAAACAAAATTCCATACTTGGGCATATGTTTAGGTATGCAAGTCGCATTAATTGACTACGCCCGCAACGTTGCTGGTTTAACTGACGCACACAGTACTGAATTTAATGCCGAAACACCTCACCCTGTGGTTGGTTTAATCAACGAATGGTTAGATGAAGAAGGCAGAGTAGAATACCGTAATGCTGAATCAGACTTAGGCGGCACTATGCGCTTAGGTTCACAATTGTGTCACATTGTGAAAGGTACCAAGGCATATGACGTATATGGTAGTGAAACAATTTATGAGAGACACCGTCATCGTTTTGAGGTAAATAATAACTACCGAGAACAATTAAGCAAAGCAGGTTTAGTGTTCTCGGGTTTATCTACGGATAAAACTTTAGTCGAGGTGATTGAGAATCCTAATCACCCTTGGTTTATTGCTGGGCAGTTCCATCCCGAGTTTACGTCAACTCCACGCGATGGGCACCCACTATTTACCGGCTTTATTGCTGCCGCTTATCAACATCAAAAGCAGCAATCAAGTTAA
- a CDS encoding DUF4202 domain-containing protein codes for MTQLQNVLHAIDTINTADINTTIVDGISHPKELLYGQNMSACLEKYWPNASEHLQIAVRAQHVKRWHLKRADFAEGKKGYLMWRKELGIFHATTAKSLMLAHGYSEVDAETTAAIIRKEDLKSNSESQTLEDVACLVFLQYYFDEFAAKHKEEKIIRIVQLTWRKMSDQGHEIALGLTLPPHLAKLVGKALA; via the coding sequence ATGACTCAATTACAAAACGTATTACACGCTATCGACACCATTAATACGGCAGATATCAACACGACTATTGTTGACGGCATTAGCCACCCGAAAGAGTTATTGTACGGTCAAAATATGTCAGCTTGTTTAGAAAAGTATTGGCCTAATGCCAGCGAGCATTTACAAATTGCGGTGCGAGCGCAACACGTAAAGCGCTGGCACTTAAAACGCGCTGATTTTGCTGAAGGTAAAAAAGGTTATTTAATGTGGCGTAAAGAATTAGGTATTTTCCATGCCACTACGGCTAAATCTTTAATGTTAGCGCATGGCTACAGTGAAGTAGATGCAGAAACAACCGCGGCGATTATTCGCAAAGAAGACTTAAAATCAAACAGTGAAAGCCAAACACTAGAAGACGTGGCCTGTTTAGTGTTTTTGCAATATTACTTTGATGAGTTTGCGGCTAAACATAAAGAAGAAAAAATTATTCGTATAGTACAACTAACTTGGCGAAAAATGTCAGACCAGGGCCATGAGATAGCCTTAGGCTTAACGTTACCGCCACACTTAGCTAAACTTGTCGGTAAAGCATTAGCTTAG
- a CDS encoding YbaN family protein gives MLLKIIGIFFVALAFIGVFLPLLPTTPFLLVAATCFAKSSPRLHKRLLANKVFGPMIYHWQQTRSIPKRAKIIALVSMVLAVVWSGYILPSIWLKGLVVALVAWPFVFIWRLPLAKDNATVLSTNKTTKNSA, from the coding sequence ATGTTGTTAAAAATAATCGGGATTTTTTTTGTTGCCTTAGCATTTATAGGCGTGTTTTTACCTTTATTGCCAACCACGCCATTTTTATTGGTGGCCGCAACATGTTTTGCTAAGTCTTCGCCTCGGTTGCATAAAAGGTTATTGGCTAATAAAGTTTTTGGGCCGATGATCTATCATTGGCAGCAAACGCGCAGTATTCCAAAGCGGGCGAAAATTATTGCCTTAGTGTCCATGGTGCTTGCTGTTGTGTGGTCTGGTTATATTTTACCTTCAATTTGGTTGAAGGGTTTAGTCGTTGCCTTAGTCGCGTGGCCTTTTGTTTTTATTTGGCGTTTACCACTTGCTAAAGACAATGCTACGGTTTTATCGACCAATAAAACGACTAAAAATAGCGCCTAA
- a CDS encoding ABC transporter permease has translation MNFSRFFAVFKARNIEFFRDRSSLGWNLIFPVLMLVGLSFVFSGDGRAVYKVGVLNLAQSQSNFLATKYIGFIDYQETAVAKVKLEQHSIDLLVDFNAQQYWVNQGAPNSYLVEKIFLNEHSHYQRFETQGKKIRYIDWVLPGILGMNMMFSCLFGVGYVIVRYRKNSVLKRLKATPLSALEFVSAQLFSRLFIVMFLSSVVYIGCNLFFDFYMLGSYFDLVIIAILGAFSLITLGLLVASRSKSEELIGGLLNLSSWPMMLLSGVWFSLEGAPNAVKIFAELLPLTHLVAGARKIITEGATLADISYHVSVLVIMSTLFLSLGAYLFSWNTER, from the coding sequence ATGAATTTTTCACGTTTCTTTGCCGTGTTCAAAGCGCGCAACATTGAATTTTTTCGAGATCGGTCTTCACTGGGCTGGAATTTGATTTTTCCTGTATTAATGTTGGTGGGCTTGTCATTTGTATTTTCTGGTGACGGTCGTGCCGTCTATAAAGTTGGCGTGTTGAATTTAGCGCAAAGTCAGTCAAATTTTCTAGCAACTAAATATATCGGCTTTATTGATTATCAAGAAACCGCAGTAGCGAAAGTTAAGCTAGAACAACATAGTATTGATTTGCTAGTGGACTTTAATGCTCAACAATATTGGGTTAATCAAGGGGCACCTAACAGTTACTTAGTAGAAAAAATATTCTTGAACGAACACAGTCATTATCAGCGTTTTGAAACTCAAGGTAAAAAAATTCGTTATATTGATTGGGTGTTACCAGGTATTTTAGGAATGAATATGATGTTTAGCTGCTTATTTGGCGTTGGCTATGTCATTGTACGTTATCGTAAAAATTCGGTTTTAAAACGATTGAAAGCCACACCATTGTCGGCATTGGAGTTTGTCTCTGCGCAGCTTTTTTCGCGTCTATTTATTGTTATGTTCTTATCGTCAGTGGTCTATATTGGCTGTAACCTATTTTTTGATTTCTATATGTTAGGCAGTTATTTTGACTTAGTCATTATTGCCATATTAGGTGCATTTAGTTTGATCACCTTAGGCCTGTTAGTTGCCAGTCGCAGTAAAAGTGAAGAATTAATTGGCGGTTTGTTAAATTTAAGTTCTTGGCCGATGATGCTGTTATCAGGAGTTTGGTTCAGCTTGGAAGGTGCGCCGAATGCGGTAAAAATATTTGCTGAATTACTACCTTTAACGCATTTGGTTGCTGGCGCCCGTAAAATAATAACGGAAGGGGCAACGTTAGCCGATATCAGTTATCACGTATCGGTGCTAGTGATAATGAGTACACTATTTCTAAGCTTAGGGGCATATTTATTTAGCTGGAATACTGAGCGGTAG
- a CDS encoding ABC transporter ATP-binding protein, translating into MQEVIRVENLTKRYKDVIAVDNVNFAIQKGHCFGLLGPNGAGKTTTIEIMEGIIKATKGQVFYYGKAIDESMSQQIGIQFQHTALQDFLTVKETLNLFTSFYQQTVPHEELIELCDLSEFLNRDNRLLSGGQRQRLLLALALINDPDIVFLDEPTTGLDPQARRNFWQLIKNIKAQNKTVVLTTHYMDEAQQLCDDVLIMDHGQVIARGTPRQLLNQHFNEVFIYLPVDQVPDELCQQSNWQVHDQQVEITTTDVEKTIALLLAKNVSLSGLHVKSPNLDDLFLKLTGHSLRD; encoded by the coding sequence ATGCAAGAAGTTATTCGTGTTGAAAACTTAACCAAGCGTTATAAAGATGTTATTGCGGTAGACAATGTTAACTTTGCTATTCAAAAAGGTCATTGCTTTGGGCTGCTAGGGCCCAATGGTGCTGGAAAAACGACCACGATAGAAATAATGGAAGGCATTATCAAAGCAACAAAAGGCCAAGTGTTTTATTACGGTAAGGCTATAGATGAGTCGATGTCACAACAAATTGGTATTCAATTTCAGCACACGGCTTTACAAGATTTTCTCACTGTTAAAGAAACCTTAAATCTTTTTACTTCGTTTTATCAACAGACAGTGCCACATGAAGAATTAATTGAATTATGTGATTTAAGTGAGTTTTTGAACCGAGATAATCGTCTTTTGTCTGGCGGGCAACGTCAGCGATTATTACTGGCGTTAGCACTCATTAATGACCCTGATATTGTTTTTCTCGATGAACCTACGACAGGATTAGACCCTCAAGCGAGACGAAACTTTTGGCAGTTGATAAAAAATATTAAAGCGCAAAATAAAACCGTTGTGTTAACTACGCATTATATGGACGAAGCCCAGCAATTGTGTGATGACGTGTTAATTATGGATCATGGACAGGTGATCGCTCGAGGCACACCAAGACAGTTGTTAAATCAGCATTTCAATGAAGTGTTTATATATCTACCTGTTGATCAGGTGCCAGATGAACTTTGTCAGCAATCAAATTGGCAAGTGCACGACCAACAAGTAGAAATTACCACTACTGATGTAGAAAAAACCATTGCCTTGTTATTAGCTAAAAACGTTTCACTTTCAGGGTTACATGTTAAATCTCCCAATTTGGATGATTTATTTTTAAAATTGACGGGTCACTCATTAAGGGATTAA
- a CDS encoding GNAT family N-acetyltransferase: MLKDKFGRWCFQLQQLTKAKRWRSLVVLVGDEPWTVQQLETSLALFLSAEIASATAKKQGLVYADVANISDYHQLIAVNKKNYSQYLGTEQNVIVFSAENKSVDFTGDFDVDAFAALSGTLVAGGVFLLLLKPWQAEQLKQSNSHSHTHTQDYFLQRFIRQLAGENCYLIKQNTTELPMLWSLNESVTAPINTIEHGQLTANNLVINLPYGCITQEQVFAVEAMLKVLSGHRDRPLVLTADRGRGKSSALALASCQMLENTHQPINIIITAASKPALKIFFQQVEQHLPNAKVLTTHVEHANGRIVYYPIDVLLKEQPEASIVMVDEAAAIPVYLLQQLLTHYHRLIFASTIHGYEGAGRGFSIKFRQVLQQLMPNWRNMHINEPIRWASDDPLERFVFESCLLNAKLPSYDNNTQGITQVINQGITQGINQAITQTINQTDTTTVELVSAEQLLANETLLQQAFAVLVTAHYQTSPSDVKLLLNNKAISLFVLRVGANILGVAMLMREGHADEKLVELVNGNQRRLRDQFMPQSLLVHCGVKGSFNYSYQRVMRIAVHPQYQGQGLGRDFLYRIEQSIAKQGIDFIGASFAGNATLLKFWQRSGFSVARVGFSKDKASGEHSCLVIKALTPKAGALQPVITQQFYRQFDYWLTDEFKYLSAPLIWQLLHGNIELKTLVLDSDIMLSVNDFSTGQRQFSSCVYALHQWLLKHCTEPRNVDVFPLIARILQKHSIEQVCQQYGFTGKKALNQHLINYIKDQQS, translated from the coding sequence ATGTTGAAAGATAAATTTGGACGTTGGTGTTTTCAGTTACAGCAATTAACGAAAGCCAAGCGTTGGCGCAGTTTAGTTGTTTTAGTGGGTGATGAACCTTGGACAGTGCAGCAGCTTGAGACCAGTTTAGCTTTATTTTTATCAGCCGAAATAGCGAGTGCTACAGCTAAAAAACAAGGGCTTGTTTATGCTGATGTTGCCAATATTAGTGATTATCATCAGCTTATTGCCGTAAATAAAAAAAACTATAGCCAGTATTTAGGTACCGAACAAAACGTTATTGTATTTTCAGCAGAGAATAAGTCAGTCGATTTTACTGGTGATTTTGATGTCGATGCTTTTGCTGCACTTTCAGGGACTTTAGTCGCGGGTGGCGTTTTCTTGCTTTTACTCAAACCATGGCAGGCCGAGCAGCTAAAACAGTCAAACTCACATTCACATACACATACACAAGACTATTTTCTCCAACGTTTCATTCGGCAATTAGCTGGCGAAAACTGCTATCTAATCAAGCAAAACACCACTGAATTACCGATGTTATGGTCTTTGAATGAAAGTGTAACAGCGCCTATAAATACGATTGAGCATGGGCAATTAACAGCCAATAATCTTGTCATAAACTTGCCATACGGTTGTATTACTCAAGAACAAGTTTTCGCGGTCGAGGCTATGCTGAAAGTATTGTCGGGACATAGAGATAGGCCTTTGGTGCTCACGGCAGATAGAGGTCGTGGTAAATCGAGTGCTTTAGCACTTGCGTCATGTCAGATGCTGGAAAATACTCATCAACCAATCAACATTATTATTACCGCGGCAAGTAAACCGGCCCTAAAAATATTTTTTCAGCAGGTTGAACAGCATTTACCTAATGCTAAGGTACTAACAACTCATGTTGAACACGCTAATGGTCGAATTGTTTACTATCCTATTGATGTGCTGTTAAAAGAGCAGCCAGAAGCGAGTATTGTGATGGTGGATGAAGCAGCGGCGATTCCGGTTTATCTTTTACAGCAGTTGCTTACTCATTATCATCGCTTAATATTTGCCAGCACTATTCATGGTTATGAAGGAGCAGGGCGCGGCTTTAGCATTAAGTTTCGCCAGGTTTTACAGCAATTAATGCCGAATTGGCGCAACATGCACATTAATGAACCTATTCGTTGGGCTAGTGATGACCCGCTCGAAAGGTTTGTATTCGAGAGTTGTTTATTGAATGCTAAATTGCCAAGTTATGACAACAATACTCAGGGAATAACTCAGGTAATAAATCAGGGAATAACTCAGGGAATAAATCAGGCAATAACTCAGACAATAAATCAAACCGATACAACGACAGTAGAGCTTGTTAGCGCCGAACAACTTCTTGCAAACGAAACGCTTTTGCAGCAAGCGTTCGCCGTGTTGGTAACTGCTCACTATCAAACCTCGCCAAGCGATGTAAAACTCCTGTTGAATAATAAGGCAATTTCATTATTTGTACTTAGAGTCGGGGCTAATATTTTAGGTGTGGCCATGCTCATGCGTGAAGGGCATGCAGATGAAAAACTTGTTGAGTTGGTTAATGGTAATCAGCGCCGATTGCGTGATCAGTTTATGCCGCAGTCTCTTCTAGTGCATTGTGGTGTAAAAGGTAGTTTTAATTATAGTTATCAAAGAGTTATGCGTATTGCTGTTCACCCTCAATATCAAGGGCAAGGGCTAGGACGTGATTTTTTATATCGAATTGAACAGTCTATAGCCAAGCAAGGTATCGACTTTATTGGCGCTAGTTTTGCTGGCAACGCTACATTACTTAAGTTTTGGCAGCGTTCTGGCTTTAGCGTAGCGCGAGTTGGATTTAGTAAAGATAAAGCCAGTGGTGAACACTCTTGTTTAGTGATTAAGGCATTAACCCCTAAAGCCGGCGCTTTACAACCTGTTATTACTCAACAGTTTTATCGACAATTTGACTATTGGCTAACCGATGAGTTTAAGTATCTGTCAGCCCCCTTAATTTGGCAGTTGCTTCATGGAAATATTGAGTTGAAAACGTTAGTGCTTGATAGTGATATTATGCTAAGTGTAAATGATTTTTCTACAGGTCAACGGCAATTTAGTAGCTGTGTTTATGCTTTACACCAATGGTTGTTAAAGCATTGTACTGAACCGCGTAATGTTGATGTATTCCCTTTAATTGCACGAATTTTACAAAAACACAGCATTGAGCAAGTTTGTCAACAATACGGTTTTACCGGTAAAAAAGCGTTAAACCAGCACTTGATAAATTACATCAAAGATCAGCAAAGTTAA
- a CDS encoding PA3496 family putative envelope integrity protein produces MNDDLTDNASPRRKQESYDKDLPKGDKASHNSDIRKRIDDLLEKKRLKALLDDVDDWDF; encoded by the coding sequence ATGAATGACGATTTAACAGATAACGCTAGCCCTAGAAGAAAGCAAGAAAGTTATGACAAAGACTTACCTAAAGGCGATAAGGCTTCTCATAATAGCGACATCAGAAAACGTATTGACGACTTGCTAGAAAAAAAGCGTCTTAAAGCTTTACTGGATGATGTTGACGACTGGGATTTTTAA
- the pdxH gene encoding pyridoxamine 5'-phosphate oxidase, with amino-acid sequence MTLFEKLRCLLTFGQGVALPLPAIDQNADPFSLFKLWFDEANKSGILLPEAMSVSSVSQDGQPSCRMVLLKEFNQDGFIFYTNYASRKSHELSENDKIALLFHWNVLQRQIRIEGCVEKVSAEQSAKYFHSRDHGSQIGAWASKQSSKIQSETELADNVAYYTKKFAGKEVPLPEFWGGWRIKPHYIEFWQGRTSRLHDRVCFEKNATGWDNFKLQP; translated from the coding sequence ATGACTTTATTTGAAAAATTACGCTGCTTATTGACCTTTGGTCAAGGCGTTGCTTTACCTTTACCTGCAATTGACCAAAACGCAGATCCCTTTTCTCTTTTTAAACTTTGGTTTGATGAGGCTAATAAGTCAGGAATTTTATTGCCTGAAGCCATGTCAGTAAGCAGTGTCAGCCAAGACGGTCAACCAAGTTGTCGTATGGTGCTACTGAAAGAATTTAACCAAGACGGATTTATCTTCTATACCAATTACGCTAGCAGAAAGAGCCATGAACTCAGTGAGAATGACAAGATAGCATTGTTATTTCATTGGAATGTGTTGCAACGTCAAATTCGCATTGAAGGTTGTGTTGAAAAAGTTAGCGCCGAGCAATCAGCAAAGTATTTTCATAGCCGAGATCACGGCAGCCAAATTGGCGCTTGGGCATCTAAACAAAGTAGTAAAATTCAATCCGAAACTGAACTTGCTGACAATGTTGCTTATTACACTAAGAAATTTGCCGGAAAAGAAGTGCCATTACCAGAATTTTGGGGAGGCTGGCGAATTAAACCTCACTATATTGAGTTTTGGCAAGGTCGTACAAGCCGCTTACATGACCGAGTTTGTTTTGAAAAAAATGCTACAGGTTGGGACAACTTTAAACTGCAACCATAG